Proteins encoded within one genomic window of Spiribacter curvatus:
- a CDS encoding Hpt domain-containing protein, giving the protein MNADDFDKEAGLACVEGDEALYEAVLTVFHQQITEEFAELPAALRDGRDAPVARQVHTLKGSAGSVGAKRLEAAASAIDRRLKADQWPLEEALIDELDAALRSAAESLRPMI; this is encoded by the coding sequence ATGAATGCCGATGATTTCGACAAAGAGGCGGGTCTGGCTTGCGTCGAGGGCGATGAGGCGCTTTACGAAGCTGTTCTGACCGTCTTCCATCAGCAGATTACCGAGGAGTTCGCCGAGCTCCCGGCGGCGCTCCGTGATGGCCGGGATGCGCCGGTTGCCCGACAGGTACACACCCTCAAGGGATCTGCAGGGTCAGTCGGTGCGAAACGCCTCGAGGCTGCGGCGAGCGCTATCGACCGGCGCCTCAAAGCCGACCAATGGCCTCTGGAGGAAGCTCTGATTGACGAGCTCGATGCTGCCCTGCGATCCGCGGCGGAGTCACTCCGGCCAATGATCTGA
- a CDS encoding EAL domain-containing protein encodes MMDAQTILIVDDDPTIRLMTSAGLGKQGYQTVLATDVDTAIEQVISASPDLVLASVSLAERDGFDFIEAVRAGSAGTVNQDKPILVLTALSDVTSINRAFAAGATDFITKPVNLTILAERVKYSLAAAARATALRDAQMEQASACRMARLGFWRLDLTTSALSWSDGAEAILGCARLPDTREALISLTAGHDSYRLEEALNTAAADHQGVDVEITLHLGGAQPAIIRLQSEVRTEKSTLIGAFQDVTALREFEYRAYYLSEHDELTDLPHRRLFKSLFNERVANAAYTAWSITVIDITGLFRVNALLGIAAGDQVVAAFAQRLRQSLGADDLIARLEADTFAVASPVDDRERLMERHHQWLAPLARSHSIAGQELFTDFSAGASLYPDDATDADVLIRNAQLAQQFNRARRDRRRVILYQDTEAFDDTGLLGLENDIRKALAHHQFFLVYQLQQALTSGEFTGAEALLRWHHPVHGIVSPGQFIPMLEENGLIIEVGEWVIESVCRQLAIWQRAGVTVAMGVNLSAKQFEQDNLAERIMEIASHHGIDPGALELEITENMAMRNPKAALRALQQLRSAGFRLAMDDFGTGQASYEYLLRFPINTIKIDRMFITSVAENRRNRAVIRSITSLALGLGLLTIAEGVETERQHDYLDALDVDEVQGFLISQPVDADHCFSLLQKKASRRGNAAGI; translated from the coding sequence ATGATGGACGCGCAGACAATCCTAATCGTCGACGATGATCCAACAATCCGGCTGATGACGTCAGCGGGACTCGGCAAGCAGGGCTATCAGACCGTGCTGGCCACGGATGTGGACACGGCGATCGAACAGGTCATCTCGGCGTCACCGGACCTGGTTCTTGCAAGCGTCAGTCTGGCCGAGCGTGACGGGTTCGATTTCATCGAAGCGGTCCGCGCTGGTAGTGCGGGGACCGTCAATCAGGATAAGCCCATCCTCGTATTAACCGCCCTGAGCGACGTCACCTCCATCAACCGGGCGTTCGCCGCCGGCGCCACCGATTTCATCACTAAACCGGTGAACCTCACGATCCTCGCCGAGCGGGTCAAGTACTCCCTTGCCGCAGCGGCGCGTGCCACAGCGCTTCGCGATGCACAGATGGAACAGGCCAGTGCCTGTCGGATGGCGCGGCTCGGTTTCTGGCGACTTGATCTGACGACGTCGGCGCTGAGCTGGTCAGACGGCGCGGAGGCTATCCTCGGATGCGCCCGCCTGCCCGATACGCGCGAAGCGCTGATCAGCCTGACGGCTGGGCATGATAGCTACCGTCTCGAGGAGGCACTCAACACCGCGGCGGCCGATCACCAGGGCGTTGATGTGGAGATCACGCTCCACCTTGGCGGGGCCCAGCCAGCCATCATTCGGCTGCAAAGCGAGGTAAGGACCGAGAAATCGACACTGATCGGCGCGTTTCAGGACGTCACCGCACTGCGTGAGTTCGAGTATCGGGCGTACTACCTGAGCGAGCATGACGAGCTGACCGATCTGCCTCACCGCCGGCTTTTTAAAAGCCTGTTCAACGAACGCGTGGCGAATGCCGCTTATACGGCCTGGTCGATCACCGTCATCGACATCACCGGGCTTTTTCGGGTCAACGCACTCCTCGGTATTGCGGCCGGCGACCAGGTCGTCGCTGCATTCGCGCAGCGGCTCAGACAGAGCCTCGGCGCCGATGACCTCATCGCCCGCCTCGAGGCCGACACATTCGCTGTTGCGTCACCGGTCGATGACCGGGAACGACTGATGGAGCGCCATCACCAATGGCTCGCGCCGCTCGCACGTTCACACTCAATCGCAGGACAGGAGTTGTTCACTGACTTCTCGGCCGGTGCCAGTCTCTATCCAGACGATGCCACCGACGCGGACGTGCTCATCCGCAATGCGCAGCTCGCGCAGCAATTCAACCGCGCCCGACGCGACCGACGGCGAGTGATTCTCTATCAGGACACAGAGGCGTTCGACGACACGGGGCTGCTCGGTCTCGAAAACGATATCCGCAAAGCACTGGCGCATCATCAGTTTTTCCTTGTCTATCAATTGCAGCAAGCGCTTACCAGCGGCGAGTTCACCGGCGCTGAGGCGCTCCTGCGCTGGCACCACCCTGTCCATGGCATCGTCTCACCCGGTCAGTTCATTCCGATGCTCGAGGAAAACGGCCTGATCATTGAGGTCGGAGAGTGGGTGATTGAAAGCGTCTGTCGTCAATTGGCGATCTGGCAGCGTGCGGGTGTAACAGTTGCGATGGGCGTCAACCTCTCGGCGAAGCAGTTCGAACAGGACAATCTCGCTGAGCGAATCATGGAAATCGCCAGTCATCACGGAATTGATCCCGGCGCGCTCGAACTCGAGATCACTGAGAACATGGCGATGCGCAATCCCAAAGCGGCCCTCCGAGCGCTACAACAGCTTCGGTCCGCCGGATTTCGGTTGGCCATGGACGATTTCGGGACCGGACAGGCGTCGTATGAGTATCTGCTGCGGTTCCCAATCAATACAATCAAGATCGATCGCATGTTTATCACGTCGGTCGCGGAAAACCGGCGGAACCGTGCGGTCATTCGATCGATCACTTCCCTTGCGCTAGGGCTTGGCCTTCTGACCATTGCGGAGGGTGTCGAGACCGAACGACAGCACGACTACCTGGATGCACTGGATGTCGATGAAGTCCAGGGCTTTCTCATCAGTCAGCCTGTGGATGCAGACCACTGCTTCAGTCTGCTTCAGAAAAAAGCTTCGAGGAGGGGAAATGCGGCTGGCATTTGA
- a CDS encoding FIST signal transduction protein: MRLAFDSTGTADGLTEAVHRLTGNPEIEAAIVLAADGNVWSTDAANAAIRQSPLPLVGGVFPQIAYDSESLERGTLLIGLEHTPDVGVVEALSNPDTAFETAIGEFADQWPEDNADRTYFVVVDGLAARISDLIEGLFFRLGLEHNFIGGGAGSLSLERRPCIITPAGLHQDAALVARLALPSSIGVSHGWTPISDTFTVTESAGNTVKSIDWERAADLYAREVYAHSAQIVTEDDFFSIAKSYPLGIARYGAEVVVRDPLMMNAEGKLVCVGEVPAGCRIRLLNGDTNTLIQAAGNARDQVMPQGSTRSGAHSLLFDCISRVLFLDDDLHRELSAVGGDRPVCGAFTLGEVANSGREYLDFLNKSIVFAVLE, encoded by the coding sequence ATGCGGCTGGCATTTGACAGCACCGGCACCGCTGATGGACTGACAGAGGCGGTCCATCGACTCACCGGAAATCCGGAGATCGAGGCGGCGATTGTTCTGGCGGCGGACGGGAACGTCTGGTCGACGGATGCCGCCAACGCCGCTATCCGCCAGTCACCCCTGCCGCTGGTGGGCGGGGTATTCCCACAAATCGCCTACGACAGCGAGAGCCTCGAACGCGGGACACTGCTCATCGGTCTGGAGCACACCCCCGATGTCGGCGTGGTCGAGGCACTGAGCAATCCCGACACAGCATTTGAGACAGCCATCGGTGAATTCGCCGATCAATGGCCGGAGGACAACGCGGATCGCACCTACTTCGTGGTGGTTGACGGCCTTGCGGCGCGGATCAGCGACCTGATTGAGGGGCTTTTCTTCAGGCTCGGTCTTGAGCATAACTTCATCGGCGGCGGCGCCGGTTCGTTGAGTCTCGAGCGGCGCCCCTGCATCATCACACCGGCCGGGCTCCATCAGGATGCGGCCCTGGTCGCCCGTCTGGCGCTACCCAGTTCGATCGGCGTCAGTCATGGCTGGACACCAATCAGCGACACTTTCACCGTCACCGAGAGCGCCGGCAACACCGTCAAGTCGATTGACTGGGAGCGCGCGGCTGACCTTTATGCGCGGGAGGTCTATGCACACAGTGCCCAGATCGTCACTGAGGACGATTTCTTCTCGATCGCCAAGTCCTATCCACTCGGTATCGCTCGCTACGGCGCAGAGGTGGTCGTTCGCGATCCGCTGATGATGAACGCGGAAGGCAAGCTGGTGTGTGTCGGTGAGGTACCGGCCGGCTGTCGGATCCGGCTGCTCAACGGTGATACCAATACACTCATTCAGGCCGCCGGCAATGCACGCGACCAGGTCATGCCGCAGGGCAGCACCCGCTCGGGTGCGCACAGCCTGCTTTTTGACTGCATATCACGGGTACTCTTCCTTGACGACGATCTGCATCGGGAGCTGAGCGCCGTTGGTGGTGACCGCCCGGTCTGTGGCGCCTTCACCCTTGGCGAAGTCGCTAACAGCGGCCGTGAATACCTCGACTTCCTCAACAAAAGCATCGTCTTCGCCGTCCTTGAGTAA
- a CDS encoding response regulator, whose product MRHTGDSHTSPIAESDLLYEISIAIGQSLQLDEMLTESLRKMLRVLNCVSGCVLQYTRQSPVGDDGPPTILWRYSLALPRTLTRQSDFQSLIDRIDLPATDSALDVFYDGLPARVGNESGDGEDYVFGLPNFGVLLLRRRGTGFTHSLFMSLARLMDKLANAARACLYESELQHQIHQAEAANRAKSQFLAKMSHEIRTPMNGVLGMLDLLSETTLQTYQQQYIDLAQNSATHLLEIINLLLDISKIEAGKLELQPTVRDFPAFIAQILKAQTPRAMSKGVRLYSSLDPELPRYLTLDPVRMQQILDNLLSNAVKFTDRGHVQLEAELDRDPTNSQPDRGVQVILTVTDTGVGIPEDRLPHIFETFEQANNASNRSFEGTGLGLAITRQLARLMGGTVSAHSRVGEGTTMRVAVPLAAAPETTEVRQPPLPRTKQQVLYVDDDRRDRELMRAILEILGVDATDAQDNVQASKILRAKATQSRAFDLIILDASVIAGDQSTDLHNLIERAMARGTLVRLVTAELNADIATETDQLGLRRPITKPLSITDIEALLRQTDPNDTDHDPSASPMSQRLAGLKALLVEDNAVNRMLAEKLLERNAIQYEAVTNGEAALERFHACRYDFILMDVMMPVMDGVEATQRIRTVERDNAQARTPIIALTANAMNGDQTYYAAKGMEGYVAKPLKAERLREEIDRVCHAATSKTQPEGSENE is encoded by the coding sequence ATGCGTCACACCGGCGACAGTCATACCAGCCCCATCGCCGAGTCGGATCTCCTCTACGAGATCTCAATCGCCATCGGCCAGAGCCTGCAGCTCGATGAGATGCTCACTGAGAGCCTGCGCAAGATGCTGCGGGTGCTCAACTGCGTCAGTGGGTGTGTGCTTCAGTATACCCGTCAATCGCCGGTCGGCGACGATGGGCCGCCGACCATTCTCTGGCGCTACTCTCTCGCCCTGCCACGTACGCTCACCCGCCAGTCCGATTTCCAGTCCCTGATCGACCGGATCGACCTGCCGGCGACAGACAGCGCCCTGGATGTGTTCTACGACGGGCTACCGGCCCGCGTCGGGAATGAATCCGGCGACGGGGAAGACTATGTCTTTGGGCTCCCGAATTTCGGCGTCCTTCTGTTGCGCCGCCGCGGGACGGGCTTCACGCATAGTCTTTTCATGTCGCTGGCGCGGCTGATGGATAAGCTCGCCAACGCGGCCCGCGCCTGCCTCTATGAAAGCGAGCTGCAGCACCAGATCCATCAGGCGGAGGCCGCGAACCGCGCCAAAAGTCAGTTTCTCGCGAAAATGAGTCACGAGATCCGGACACCGATGAACGGCGTCCTCGGAATGCTCGACCTTCTCTCCGAGACGACCCTTCAGACCTATCAGCAGCAGTACATTGACCTGGCGCAGAACAGCGCCACACACCTGCTCGAGATCATCAACCTTCTGCTCGATATCTCCAAGATCGAGGCCGGCAAGCTTGAGCTGCAGCCGACGGTCCGTGATTTTCCCGCCTTCATCGCGCAGATACTCAAGGCACAGACACCAAGGGCGATGAGCAAAGGCGTCCGTCTCTACAGCTCGCTCGACCCTGAGCTGCCCCGCTATCTCACGCTCGACCCTGTCCGCATGCAGCAGATCCTAGACAACCTGCTCAGCAACGCCGTGAAGTTCACGGACCGAGGGCATGTGCAGCTCGAGGCCGAACTCGATCGGGATCCAACCAACAGCCAGCCCGATCGTGGGGTGCAGGTCATCCTGACAGTGACCGATACGGGCGTTGGTATCCCCGAGGATCGCCTACCGCATATCTTCGAGACATTCGAGCAGGCGAACAACGCCAGCAATCGCTCGTTCGAGGGCACTGGACTCGGACTGGCCATCACGCGTCAGCTGGCAAGGTTGATGGGTGGGACTGTGTCCGCCCACAGCCGAGTCGGTGAGGGCACGACGATGCGCGTCGCTGTGCCACTCGCGGCGGCGCCTGAGACCACAGAAGTACGCCAGCCTCCCCTGCCCCGGACAAAGCAGCAGGTCCTGTATGTCGACGACGACCGCCGTGATCGCGAACTCATGCGGGCGATTCTGGAAATACTGGGCGTGGATGCGACTGACGCTCAGGATAACGTGCAGGCATCGAAGATACTGCGAGCCAAGGCGACTCAGTCCCGGGCCTTTGACCTGATCATACTCGACGCCAGCGTGATCGCCGGTGATCAATCAACCGACCTACACAACCTGATCGAGCGCGCCATGGCGCGAGGCACGCTTGTCCGCCTCGTGACAGCAGAGTTGAACGCCGATATCGCCACCGAGACCGATCAGCTCGGGCTGCGACGGCCAATCACCAAACCGCTGTCCATTACCGATATCGAAGCGCTGCTGAGGCAAACCGATCCAAACGATACCGATCACGACCCGTCAGCCTCGCCAATGAGCCAGCGTCTGGCGGGGCTCAAGGCGTTGCTGGTAGAGGATAACGCGGTCAATCGGATGCTCGCGGAAAAACTACTGGAGCGGAACGCGATCCAGTATGAAGCGGTGACCAACGGTGAGGCAGCACTGGAGCGCTTTCACGCGTGCCGATACGACTTCATCCTGATGGACGTTATGATGCCAGTGATGGATGGTGTGGAGGCAACGCAGCGCATCCGCACCGTGGAACGGGACAACGCACAGGCCCGAACCCCGATCATCGCCTTGACCGCCAACGCCATGAACGGCGATCAGACCTACTATGCGGCCAAAGGCATGGAAGGGTATGTCGCCAAACCGCTCAAAGCGGAGCGATTAAGGGAAGAGATCGATCGTGTCTGCCACGCAGCCACTTCCAAAACGCAACCAGAAGGTTCTGAGAATGAATAA
- a CDS encoding molybdopterin-dependent oxidoreductase, whose translation MNNDWRAMAIALALILLSLGSGAAGALEPPTGTPILTVSGDIGVTNQGDQAVFDYEMLESLGTHTTRTSTPWHDGTQTFTGPLIRSLLDTVDAEGERIIAKALNDYESEIPIEDFTTYDVILATHQNGERMSVRDRGPIFVIYPFDSDPALYQETIISRSVWQVNRIQVP comes from the coding sequence ATGAATAATGACTGGCGCGCAATGGCGATAGCGCTCGCCCTGATCCTGCTCAGTCTCGGAAGCGGCGCCGCAGGTGCACTGGAGCCACCAACCGGCACGCCAATACTGACCGTCAGCGGCGATATCGGCGTCACCAATCAGGGGGATCAGGCCGTTTTCGACTATGAGATGCTCGAATCACTCGGGACCCACACCACCCGAACCAGCACACCCTGGCATGACGGCACACAGACCTTCACCGGCCCCCTCATCCGGTCACTCCTTGACACCGTTGATGCCGAGGGTGAGCGCATCATCGCCAAGGCGCTGAATGATTACGAGTCCGAGATCCCCATCGAGGATTTCACAACCTATGACGTCATACTGGCGACCCACCAGAACGGGGAGCGGATGAGCGTCAGGGATCGGGGGCCGATCTTCGTCATCTATCCGTTCGACAGTGATCCGGCGCTCTACCAGGAAACGATCATCTCCCGCTCTGTCTGGCAGGTGAATCGTATTCAGGTGCCCTGA
- a CDS encoding response regulator, whose amino-acid sequence MQWIPGRVSSFLVVGLLILASMGAGSLALLKLQALDDLLIEDAVWATFQLDRELKSLRIALLDATPETLPEVRLTYDILYSRISVLESGQVAELIQQIELRDYNIDDLLASIKALDDDIHGLTAETLGSMRDPINQALGEIQAGTGTLVVATNLHFGRERQENREAQATLIRAVLSLASLTMVAGLFLIRQLRQQQKSLRSRQAALSASNDQLEQARQAAEEASQAKTDFMAVLSHEVRTPLNGIFGLTNLLEYEVADTPRARRYLETLRASTDAVFTVVNDILDYSHLQAGKLSLAPRPFSLDDFLRTLCQGYELQARERSAAFECYIPEALGTVDADPDRLRQVLMNLLNNAFKFTDSGRVTLSVDAESQDDVLAIRFDVIDTGCGISDEAQARLFQPFSQVDKSLTRRRQGSGLGLVISEELVEAMGSRIELDSQPGKGSRFSFRLALPRTDPVAGSKPPRSENADLDARLLLVEDNPVNQMVAREQLTRIGHDVSVVADGAQALDYLGHERFDLVLMDMQMPVMDGLEATRRLRARGETLPILAMTANATAEDAQRCLESGMQAVIKKPVDIAELQDKIQRHLAT is encoded by the coding sequence GTGCAGTGGATTCCCGGGCGGGTATCATCGTTTCTGGTCGTGGGGCTGCTTATCCTGGCCTCGATGGGGGCGGGATCGCTTGCGCTACTGAAACTCCAGGCACTGGATGATCTACTCATTGAGGATGCGGTCTGGGCGACCTTCCAGCTCGACCGGGAACTCAAGAGCCTGCGGATCGCTCTCCTCGACGCGACGCCGGAGACGCTCCCGGAGGTCAGGCTGACTTATGACATCCTCTACAGCCGGATCAGCGTACTCGAATCGGGACAGGTAGCCGAGCTGATCCAGCAGATCGAGCTCCGGGACTACAACATTGACGACCTGCTTGCGAGCATCAAGGCGCTGGACGACGATATCCACGGACTGACTGCCGAGACGCTGGGATCGATGCGGGATCCGATCAATCAGGCATTGGGCGAGATCCAGGCTGGGACCGGCACCCTCGTGGTGGCAACCAATCTGCATTTCGGACGTGAGCGCCAGGAGAACCGGGAAGCACAGGCGACGCTGATTAGAGCCGTTCTCAGCCTCGCCTCGCTCACCATGGTGGCGGGTCTGTTTCTCATTCGTCAGCTCCGTCAGCAGCAGAAATCACTGCGATCCCGCCAGGCGGCGCTGAGCGCATCCAATGACCAGCTCGAACAGGCCCGCCAGGCAGCGGAAGAGGCCAGCCAGGCGAAGACGGACTTCATGGCGGTGTTGAGCCATGAGGTTCGCACGCCGCTCAACGGCATTTTCGGCCTCACCAATCTGCTCGAGTATGAAGTGGCCGACACGCCGCGGGCGCGACGCTACCTCGAGACACTCCGCGCCAGCACCGACGCGGTGTTCACCGTGGTCAACGACATCCTCGACTACTCTCACCTCCAGGCTGGCAAACTCTCCCTCGCACCGCGTCCCTTCTCGCTTGATGATTTCCTGCGAACACTCTGCCAGGGGTATGAGTTACAGGCGCGGGAGCGCTCCGCCGCCTTCGAATGCTATATACCGGAGGCATTGGGGACGGTTGACGCCGATCCCGATCGGTTGCGCCAGGTGCTCATGAACCTGCTGAACAATGCCTTTAAGTTCACCGACAGCGGTCGGGTCACGCTGAGTGTCGATGCCGAGTCGCAGGATGATGTTCTAGCGATCCGGTTCGATGTCATCGACACCGGTTGCGGGATCAGTGACGAGGCTCAGGCCAGGCTGTTCCAGCCCTTCTCCCAAGTCGACAAATCACTGACCCGGCGACGTCAGGGATCGGGCCTCGGCCTTGTCATCAGCGAAGAGCTTGTCGAAGCGATGGGCAGCCGCATCGAGCTCGACAGCCAGCCCGGAAAAGGCAGCCGATTCAGCTTTCGATTAGCGTTACCCCGCACCGACCCCGTTGCCGGATCCAAGCCACCGAGGTCGGAAAACGCCGATCTCGATGCACGTTTGCTGCTGGTCGAGGACAATCCCGTCAACCAGATGGTGGCCCGCGAGCAGCTGACGCGCATCGGCCATGACGTCAGTGTTGTGGCGGACGGCGCGCAGGCCCTTGACTATCTCGGTCACGAGCGATTCGACCTGGTTCTCATGGACATGCAGATGCCGGTGATGGACGGCCTGGAAGCTACACGCCGTCTACGGGCGCGAGGTGAGACGCTGCCGATCCTTGCCATGACCGCCAACGCTACCGCAGAGGATGCGCAGCGCTGTCTCGAGTCGGGGATGCAGGCGGTCATCAAAAAGCCCGTTGATATCGCCGAGCTGCAAGATAAGATCCAGCGCCATCTAGCCACCTGA
- a CDS encoding helix-turn-helix transcriptional regulator, translating to MTDTLLRQWLMLRHIPRQPRKITAQALRDRLADQGYSTTERTIQRDLLRLSGELFGLLLDDRSRPHGWSWDRDAGQLDIPGMEPQTALAFKLAEHFSGELMAPATLNALAPYLRQAANVLAETPSPVRTWPDKIQVVPRGQTLMAPVIDPMILETVYDALFNDCQLEARYRRRYDGARRDYILHPLGIVFRDGVVYLICTRDGRDGIVQMALHRMESAASGQAAVERPEGFDLSQYVQSGGLDFRLSEAPLELALLLEPRTAVHLEETPLSESQSLSEADDGRIHLTATVADTAQLRWWLLGLGDQVEVVGPDRLRGEIAEYLAQALRQYR from the coding sequence ATGACCGATACCCTTTTGCGCCAATGGCTCATGCTCCGTCATATTCCGCGCCAGCCGCGAAAGATAACGGCCCAGGCGCTCCGCGACCGACTCGCTGATCAAGGCTATTCCACCACTGAGCGCACCATCCAGCGTGATCTGCTGCGCCTCTCGGGCGAGCTGTTCGGGCTATTGCTCGATGATCGCTCACGCCCCCATGGCTGGTCCTGGGATCGTGATGCTGGACAGCTCGATATTCCCGGAATGGAGCCGCAGACCGCTCTCGCGTTCAAACTCGCCGAGCATTTCTCTGGCGAGCTCATGGCACCGGCAACGCTGAACGCGCTCGCGCCCTACCTGCGCCAGGCAGCGAATGTGCTCGCGGAAACGCCCAGTCCGGTGCGGACGTGGCCAGACAAGATCCAGGTCGTGCCCCGTGGTCAGACACTAATGGCGCCGGTGATTGATCCGATGATCCTCGAGACCGTTTATGATGCGCTCTTCAATGACTGTCAGCTCGAGGCCCGGTATCGTCGCCGCTACGATGGTGCCCGGCGCGATTACATCCTCCATCCGTTGGGCATCGTCTTCCGCGACGGTGTGGTCTATCTCATCTGCACCCGCGACGGGCGCGATGGGATTGTTCAGATGGCGCTCCACCGCATGGAGTCGGCAGCGTCGGGTCAGGCAGCGGTGGAGCGGCCAGAAGGGTTCGACCTATCGCAATACGTCCAGTCCGGTGGACTGGATTTTCGGCTGTCCGAGGCGCCGCTTGAGCTGGCGTTGCTGCTCGAGCCGCGCACGGCCGTTCACCTCGAGGAAACACCGCTGAGCGAGAGTCAGTCACTCAGCGAGGCTGACGACGGTCGCATCCACCTGACGGCGACCGTCGCTGATACCGCTCAGCTACGGTGGTGGTTGCTCGGACTGGGCGATCAGGTCGAGGTGGTCGGGCCGGATCGGCTTCGTGGCGAAATCGCTGAGTACCTGGCCCAGGCGCTGCGTCAGTACCGCTGA
- a CDS encoding asparaginase, with amino-acid sequence MIHLLTTGGTIASTPGDQGRHVAGALSADHLLAQVGTAMGDEQAVRSESLLQKPSNAIGIEDMCAIADRCEASLETPETAGIVITHGTDTLEETAWFLQQALGDCRRPVVVTGSQRALHEAGSDAPRNLVDAVRVAGAPESCGQGVLVVFDEEIHSAALVRKLSSYRLKGFGSPGFGPIGQIDGSALNYALRACPAEPVPRGTVMPRVDILTAAASSACLIDAAVADGASGLVIDALGRGQVPPDWVPVIERASDAGIPIAVTSSTGSGPVGAVYEYAGSLDSIIAVGALPAGALTARQTRILMMMMLSTGTSRSGLAAGLTQAGGWPGAG; translated from the coding sequence ATGATCCACCTACTCACCACCGGCGGAACCATCGCCAGCACCCCCGGCGACCAGGGCCGTCACGTCGCCGGTGCGCTCAGCGCTGACCACCTGCTCGCACAGGTCGGCACAGCAATGGGTGATGAACAGGCCGTCCGGAGCGAGTCACTGCTCCAGAAACCCAGCAACGCCATTGGGATCGAGGATATGTGCGCCATCGCTGACCGTTGCGAGGCCAGTCTGGAGACACCGGAGACAGCAGGGATCGTCATCACCCATGGTACCGACACCCTCGAGGAGACGGCCTGGTTCCTTCAGCAGGCACTCGGCGACTGCCGCCGACCCGTGGTCGTGACCGGCTCGCAACGCGCCCTGCATGAGGCAGGCTCAGATGCCCCGCGGAACCTGGTGGACGCGGTCCGGGTGGCGGGTGCGCCCGAATCCTGTGGACAGGGCGTGCTGGTGGTGTTCGATGAAGAAATCCATAGCGCGGCGCTGGTCCGAAAGCTGAGCAGCTATCGGCTGAAAGGCTTTGGATCGCCGGGCTTCGGTCCAATCGGGCAGATCGATGGGTCAGCGCTGAATTATGCACTCCGTGCCTGTCCCGCCGAGCCCGTTCCACGGGGCACAGTCATGCCTCGCGTTGACATCCTGACCGCGGCAGCGAGCAGTGCCTGCCTGATCGACGCGGCGGTGGCCGATGGCGCCAGCGGGCTTGTGATCGATGCCCTGGGTCGTGGTCAGGTACCGCCTGACTGGGTGCCGGTCATCGAGCGCGCCAGCGACGCGGGCATCCCGATTGCTGTGACATCAAGCACCGGATCGGGCCCTGTCGGAGCGGTGTATGAGTACGCCGGCAGTCTCGACTCCATCATCGCCGTGGGCGCCCTGCCCGCGGGAGCGCTCACTGCGCGGCAGACGCGGATTTTGATGATGATGATGCTATCAACCGGCACATCCCGCTCTGGGCTGGCGGCTGGACTGACTCAAGCCGGCGGCTGGCCAGGGGCTGGCTGA
- a CDS encoding GIY-YIG nuclease family protein → MADDSASTDPDHMLPYYVYELRDPRDNGVFYVGKGTRDRVDYHDEGDESDKQRRIAAIKASGYDVTRVVIARFETEAEAFAVETVLIKWNYGFDQLTNAIHGHRASFVRPATEWRQQVYTTMPGIDVERVPAGLRDGTYTQNQRDQILDNGIVEKLWAIHDYLRGAFGDDRRHHTHEPDLSVAQDPHVLVSGFSTALRLMIRLPLNGRSMRLQAIPARGGSRQAMTEAMQRIDSTCAINSGTCYRCYAPIGRSLSPEIDRKGQLPIDDLVGLVRAIRRVTDRLQRPVGQPAPGQPPA, encoded by the coding sequence TTGGCCGACGACAGCGCCTCGACCGATCCTGACCACATGCTGCCTTACTATGTCTATGAGCTCCGTGATCCACGCGACAACGGGGTGTTCTATGTCGGTAAGGGCACACGTGACCGCGTGGATTACCACGATGAGGGCGACGAGAGCGATAAGCAGCGCCGCATCGCGGCGATCAAGGCGTCGGGCTATGACGTCACCCGCGTGGTGATCGCCCGTTTCGAGACCGAGGCTGAAGCCTTCGCCGTGGAAACGGTGCTGATTAAGTGGAACTACGGCTTCGATCAGCTCACGAACGCCATCCACGGTCATCGCGCCAGCTTTGTGCGGCCAGCCACCGAATGGCGGCAACAGGTCTACACCACAATGCCGGGAATTGATGTCGAGCGCGTGCCTGCCGGGCTGCGGGATGGCACCTACACGCAGAATCAGCGCGACCAGATTCTTGATAACGGCATTGTCGAAAAACTCTGGGCGATCCACGACTATCTGCGTGGAGCTTTCGGCGACGATCGGCGTCATCACACCCACGAACCGGATCTGAGCGTCGCGCAGGATCCGCATGTACTGGTCAGTGGGTTCAGTACGGCGCTAAGGCTCATGATCCGCCTGCCGCTGAACGGCCGATCAATGCGGCTGCAGGCGATTCCGGCCCGCGGTGGCAGTCGCCAGGCGATGACAGAGGCAATGCAGCGAATCGATTCGACCTGCGCGATCAACAGCGGCACGTGTTATCGCTGCTACGCGCCGATCGGCCGTTCGTTAAGCCCCGAGATTGATCGCAAGGGGCAGCTCCCGATTGACGACCTGGTTGGGCTTGTCCGGGCAATCCGCCGGGTCACTGATCGGCTTCAGCGCCCAGTCGGTCAGCCAGCCCCTGGCCAGCCGCCGGCTTGA